The sequence below is a genomic window from Cicer arietinum cultivar CDC Frontier isolate Library 1 chromosome 6, Cicar.CDCFrontier_v2.0, whole genome shotgun sequence.
CAAACACACTAAGAGCAAAATATGCatcttttgtttataaaaatgtgatttttcttCTGTTGTTTTGGAGAGTCTTACTGCATATTGAAGGAGGTGGTTCTGCTGCATAGGCGCCGAGATGATTGCCATGTCCAAATTTAAAGCTGAATGCAATTAAGGTGGCCCTGTCAGTGTTATCGTTCTCTCAGATTTTTGAATTATAACCAAGCCAGTTATGTGTATATGTGATTATCATTATGAAGTACGAGGTCCTGGcttaaaaaagaaacataagcATTTCCTGTTACCTGAAAGGAAAGTGAATTGTATTGTATCACCTTCATCATTGAGCCTTGCATCAGCATATCTCTGGATTTGCTCAATTCgtggtttttttcttcttgttatgGGATCCATACTTGGGGTTGAAACAGTTTATCTGTCTTTGGTCAATTATAATTGCACTTCTAAATACATATATTTGTACCCTTTTGCTTAACCGCATCATATACATTTTCATTCTGGTAACACTCGCATCAGCGTGCTGAAATATCTATGTACCAAGAACTATCAATGATAAGGGAGCTTGTATTTGCGAAACAATTTGTTCTACTAATTGACAATCATCTAATACTATGATATGCAAACACTGTATTCACAGTGAATGTTAAGCTACTTCAACAAAGCTGAAAAGTTCTGGAAAAGAGAAGTGTCAAACATAACAATTACATTGATATTAGCCTATACAATTTTTCAGGTTCAAGACAAAGAAAGCTGCTTCTCCTTCAAATCGTGCAGCTATTGatctttgagaaaaaaaaataagttaaaattcCCTGTGGTCATGTGGATAGTTACATCATACATGTTCATGAATTAAAGAAAGAAGCCACATCCTCTAATCCTGTGGGCCATTTATTTACATTGATGAAGAAAAAACAGAATCACAATCTCATAAAACCAAACTACCTCCACCTATTTCTTGATTGCAAACCTGAAGTATCAACATGGGCAGTAGTTCATGTATTAATTTCTTCATCGGCTGTAGTAGCATTCATCGATCCTTCCAAATTCATTTCAACCTCATTATTTTCTCCACTTGTGACTTCATAAATATGGATCTTTTTAAGCCAATTTACACTGCTAAAAATCGAAACGTTATCTTCGTTACCATCAGGCGGAACACCATTTTCATCATGAAAGCTTTGGACCTCATCTGTTTCCTCTATTATTAAGCCATCATTTGCAGCACTCTCCGCCACATTTTTCTGCATCTTGTAACTATTTTTCAACGTCACCTTAGATTGACTTTCTTGCTCAAGTTCCACTTTTTTCCCTTCATTTTTCCTGAATTTTTCATTAGTATACTCAAATTCATCCCCAACAGAATCTACATTTCTTGAGTCAAGAACAGCTCTTTCATCCAACCGGGACGGTATCCCTTTCCGTCCCAACGATATAACTCCGTAACCTGCAACCAGATTGGTTTGACAGCCACAGTTCTTTGTTTCTGTGTGCTTGATCTGATACAGCAACCAGACACAAACAACCAAAAGTAGCATACCCTTCAATACTTGTTTTATGTTAGACCCTTTTGGTTTTTGGTACCATCCTAAAGATTGATACTCCATTCTTCTGCATATGATTCAACCTCTTACAAGGATCAAATAAATAACCAGAAAATTCTGAAGATATATCAAGTGACTATTTTAACATGTTGATTCTAGCAAGTAGTAAATTTTGCAATTGTAACAAGAAGAGATGATAATCTAATTCAACTAACTATATACAATTATACATTAATGAGTTAATTAAtaaccaaaatccaaaattcCAAGAAACGAGTGTGGCCATAATAATTGATGGAAAATgggaaaagaaaaaattaactCATAAAAATTTGTTACAGAAAAAATTTCATGGAAAAATAAGGAGCAAGAACTTGATTCTTAACGAGGAAGTTTACCCTTTTGTCTTGTTTTCTTGTTAACTGAGCAATTGGTTTCTTCTCTTGTTCTTGTTTCCCAGTTTCTCTCTTGTTTGTGCTAAGTCTTTTTGtgaattaaaattattctttaaatattcaattagtCCGTAgagaaaatgagaaatttaattttaatctatgTGTAACAAATTTACATTCACTCCATCACAATTAATGATATTGATTTGAGGttaataaaagtcaaatattttaatcaaaatgaaagttaaatatttttattgatttaataattttaaaagtgtaaaatatatttataatttctgtgtatataaattaaattcaaaaactaactaatcattaaaaattaaaattaaaatatttacgtattgtatatatttaaatgccactttttattttataaaatttaaattaaatttcttacGTTTTGGACTGAGAAATTGCATTTAAAATACATGAAAATTATGTACCTTGAAAGTACCGAAGAGTCGTTGGAGTTCCCAAAAATAGCGgttacttttttgtttgttatctCAACAACACCCCTTAAGAGTTGAGGCAAACAAGAGTCGGAAACGACGTAACCAAGGGTAATTTCGATATTTCGAATAATCAATGCGTCAGAGTGCTGAACCATGATCTAACGCTGGGCTTTTTTTCCAAAGATTAAGTATAGTCTTCAATTATCTTGCAAATGCAAGTCATTgactaaacttttttttttatatgtgtcAGTCAGTTGACTAAAATAAATagagtataatttaattaatatatataaccGATGTAAAGAATTGATATATCGtcaactaattataatttaaagtgttaaagatatttaatttttattataattatctttaaaataatatttatgtaatatattaataattaacaaattttaaatattcataattaaCAATCCTAGCATTAATGGCTTGATGTTGAAGTGCGTTGGTAATTATATCATGTGTTagataagtttttattttatataaataaattaatgtttgcttttaatttaaatataatttatttttttatttgatattcattttcgtcttttatttacttttaatttatttttacgtatttatcttttataagtgaTGTATTTTAATCAGTTTCTGCAATTacaataaaagttataataatatttggttatttaaattctttttaacaaatatttgtctactataatattctttttaaaaagtatCTATTTAACTCAATAGTAGACTTGCATTTAAAATGAACaacattttatcaaaaaaaatttatattttcatcttaTCTTGGTTAAATTTGCACACTTAACTTTATAattgattcaaaataaaaatcaataatttatgaCAATTATCATACAATTGTTTGAAAGAGTTATGCAGAAAAAGACTAACATTCATTATttataatagataaataatgagaaaaaaattaaaaaagattgaaagaccaaaacaaatatttgataaatgactaaaaatatatttaaatctttattttttgtctttctatttttttttcaaataataatccTTCAAATACTTTCTCTCACAATTTTTGTTCCTTGTCGTTAAACTTCATCTCATGCATctaatagatatatatatgcCACATGATATTTTTAACTGAGATAGTGaccatataaataatttaattaaacaagttaaaaaaattcagTTGATTATTTTCAACAAAGAAAATTCTCAATAAAAACCCTTGACAATCTTAATCAACCCTTCAACAACACCTTCAAACTTGATTATAAAATAGTTCTACAATTGACTATTTTCATAAATGATCTATTGCAAATTAATACTTAAAAatcattgaaatttttaatggtGATCAAcgatattatttaaaaataataacttgaTTGATGTCAATTCAATACGAAGTATCAagatacatatttattttactttatttttatcgaaCCAATATCATTTAAGTTACTATGTTATtcatgtaaataaatataactattaATGTCTACTTCTAAAAGACAAAATGTGAACGTAGGAATTGCAAACATTTTTCACATACTAATCATGATATTATAATTTACCTACTTTTTATTTGCTTaggttataaaatatataaaattaataaatattatttaatattttataaatattctcGACGTTTTGCAGAATCCATTACTTTAATTCTCGTTGGATTCTGTGACATGATTGTATGATACAAACTCTTAACCATCTAAATTAAATTgacaattgaaattattttattacataaaattGATTGTGTGATCTTAATCGTCTGATATTAAATCAACTACTAAAATTCATTATAATGTAAAACACGTGGATGTTCTAAGGAACCTACATCCTAAAACTTTAGGATTCTTTCATGATTCTTAGAGttgttgaataaattttttgttgttgcaaagTTGAATGAATGATTTAATCCAAAATGGTGTGTTTttcaaatagaattttaaatgaatatCATATATACGCATCactcatatataattttttaatatgataaacATTCAACCACTCCAATGAAGCGCCTttaaaaaatttccaaattaAATTCCACCAATAACCACACATCATTATatttcatcaatattttatatttttcct
It includes:
- the LOC101508369 gene encoding uncharacterized protein, with the protein product MEYQSLGWYQKPKGSNIKQVLKGMLLLVVCVWLLYQIKHTETKNCGCQTNLVAGYGVISLGRKGIPSRLDERAVLDSRNVDSVGDEFEYTNEKFRKNEGKKVELEQESQSKVTLKNSYKMQKNVAESAANDGLIIEETDEVQSFHDENGVPPDGNEDNVSIFSSVNWLKKIHIYEVTSGENNEVEMNLEGSMNATTADEEINT